A stretch of the Elephas maximus indicus isolate mEleMax1 chromosome 3, mEleMax1 primary haplotype, whole genome shotgun sequence genome encodes the following:
- the ISYNA1 gene encoding inositol-3-phosphate synthase 1, with protein sequence MEAAAAAAEFVVESPDVVYGPEAIEAQYEYRTTRVSREGGILKVHPTSTRFTFRTARQVPRLGVMLVGWGGNNGSTLTAAVLANRLRLSWPTRTGRKEANYYGSLTQAGTVSLGLDAEGQEVHVPFRALLPMVAPDDLVFDGWDISSLNLAQAMRRAQVLDWGLQEQLWPHMEVLHPRPSVYIPEFIAANQGARADHLIQGTRAQQLEQIRKDIRDFRSSKGLDKVIVLWTANTERFCDVVPGRNDTAENLLRTIEMGEEVSPSTLFAVASILEGCAFLNGSPQNTLVPGALELAWQHRVFVGGDDFKTGQTKVKSVLVDFLIGSGLKTMSIVSYNHLGNNDGQNLSAPSQFRSKEVSKSSVVDDMVLSNPVLYAPGEEPDHCVVIKYVPYVGDSKRALDEYTSELMLGGTNTLVLHNTCEDSLLAAPIMLDLALLTELCQRVSFRTDVDREPQGFHPVLSLLSFLFKAPLVPPGSPVVNALFRQRSCIENILRACVGLPPQNHMLLEYKMERPDPAFKRVGPAACHVPRKKGPVPTAPNGCTGDANGHPQAETPQTATT encoded by the exons ATGGAGgccgcagccgccgccgccgagTTTGTAGTCGAGAGCCCCGACGTGGTCTACGGCCCCGAGGCCATCGAGGCACAGTACGAGTACCGGACGACGCGCGTCAGCCGCGAGGGCGGCATCCTCAAG GTGCACCCCACGTCCACGCGCTTCACCTTCCGGACGGCCCGGCAGGTGCCCCGCCTCGGAGTCATGCTCGTCGGCTGGGGCGGCAACAACGGCTCCACGCTGACCGCCGCGGTGCTGGCCAACCGGCTGCGCCTGTCCTGGCCCACGCGCACTGGCCGCAAG GAGGCCAACTACTACGGCTCGCTGACGCAAGCCGGCACTGTGAGCCTGGGCCTGGACGCAGAGGGTCAGGAGGTGCACGTGCCTTTCCGCGCACTGCTTCCCATGGTGGCGCCCGACGACCTGGTGTTTGACG GCTGGGACATCTCGTCGCTGAACCTGGCCCAGGCGATGCGGCGCGCACAGGTGCTGGACTGGGGTTTGCAGGAGCAGCTATGGCCGCACATGGAGGTCCTGCACCCGCGCCCCTCGGTCTACATCCCCGAGTTCATCGCTGCCAACCAGGGCGCGCGCGCAGACCACCTCATCCAGGGCACGCGTGCACAGCAG CTGGAGCAGATCCGCAAGGACATCCGAGACTTCCGGTCCAGCAAGGGGCTGGACAAGGTCATCGTGCTGTGGACTGCAAACACAGAGCGTTTCTGTGACGTGGTCCCAGGCCGAAACGACACGGCCGAGAACCTACTTCGAACCATCGAG ATGGGTGAGGAGGTGTCCCCATCCACGCTCTTCGCTGTGGCAAGCATCCTGGAGGGCTGTGCCTTCCTTAACGGGTCCCCACAGAACACACTGGTGCCGGGGGCGCTAGAGCTCGCGTGGCAACACCGGGTCTTCGTGGGCGGGGACGACTTCAAGACTGGACAGACCAAGGTTAAGTCGGTGCTTGTGGACTTCCTCATTGGCTCCGGCCTCAAG ACGATGTCCATCGTGAGCTACAACCACCTGGGCAACAATGACGGGCAGAACCTGTCTGCGCCATCCCAGTTCCGCTCGAAGGAGGTGTCCAAGAGCAGTGTGGTAGACGACATGGTGCTCAGCAACCCGGTGCTCTATGCACCCGGCGAGGAGCCAGATCACTGC GTGGTGATCAAGTACGTGCCGTATGTGGGCGACAGCAAGCGCGCACTGGACGAGTACACATCAGAGCTGATGTTGGGCGGCACCAACACACTGGTGTTGCACAACACATGCGAG GACTCGCTGCTGGCTGCGCCCATCATGCTGGACTTGGCGCTGCTGACCGAGCTGTGCCAGCGCGTGAGCTTCCGCACGGACGTCGACCGggagccacagggtttccacccaGTGCTGTCTCTGCTCAGTTTCCTCTTCAAGGCCCCACTCGTGCCTCCGGGCAGCCCAGTGGTCAACGCACTCTTCCGCCAGCGCAGTTGCATTGAGAACATTCTCAG GGCCTGTGTGGGGTTGCCGCCGCAGAACCACATGCTGCTGGAGTACAAGATGGAGCGCCCAGACCCCGCATTCAAGCGCGTGGGGCCCGCGGCCTGCCATGTGCCGCGCAAGAAAGGACCAGTGCCCACCGCCCCCAATGGCTGCACTGGTGACGCCAACGGGCATCCGCAGGCTGAGACACCCCAGACAGCCACCACCTGA